A section of the Anabaena cylindrica PCC 7122 genome encodes:
- a CDS encoding site-2 protease family protein — translation MAFWFLLLLGLATYLIVQRSVAHITRTPVWLLWLVLMTPALILSGWTLIYGVKQPPPPGLIIWPLVVSLLLYWFLFLSGRRVPGDAQTQGQMTGSPSANNPTSEASPVRPIEPAEETNLRNCFPWSVYYLQNIEYRPQAVICRGQLRTKANQAYHQIKTNIEEQFGDRFLVIFQEGMNDKPFFVLVPNSQAAKQNTNRASENLTQAAVALSLLLLTLFTTTLIGSQIAGVELTKLKSDLTLLTNGLPYALGLITILGIHELGHYFTARFHKIRSTLPYFIPVPFFLGTFGAFIQMRSPIPHRKALFDVSIAGPIAGFIATLPLLIWGLAHSEVVPLSEKMGLLNPNALNPKYSILLALLSKLALGSELTAQSALNLHPVAVAGFLGLIVTALNLMPVGQLDGGHIVHAMFGQRTAVIIGQIARLLLLMLSFIRREFLLWAILLLFIPLIDEPALNDVTELDNGRDILGLSAIALLLIIILPLPQFLARVLQI, via the coding sequence ATGGCATTTTGGTTTCTTCTCTTACTGGGTCTAGCTACTTATCTCATAGTGCAGCGCAGCGTTGCTCATATCACCCGCACACCAGTGTGGTTATTGTGGCTGGTGTTAATGACACCTGCATTGATCTTAAGCGGTTGGACATTGATTTATGGTGTCAAACAACCACCTCCACCAGGGCTGATTATCTGGCCTTTGGTGGTTTCTCTACTGCTATACTGGTTTTTATTTCTATCAGGGCGTAGAGTACCAGGAGATGCCCAGACTCAAGGACAAATGACAGGATCACCATCAGCTAATAATCCTACCTCCGAAGCATCACCAGTGCGTCCCATTGAGCCGGCAGAAGAAACTAATTTGCGAAATTGTTTCCCTTGGTCTGTATACTACCTACAAAACATTGAGTATCGACCCCAAGCGGTGATTTGTCGTGGTCAGTTGCGAACCAAGGCCAATCAAGCTTATCACCAAATTAAAACAAATATTGAAGAGCAATTTGGCGATCGCTTTTTGGTGATATTCCAAGAAGGTATGAATGATAAACCCTTCTTTGTACTCGTTCCCAATTCCCAAGCGGCTAAACAAAATACAAACCGCGCTTCAGAAAATTTAACTCAAGCCGCAGTAGCCCTTTCATTGTTGTTACTGACTTTATTCACCACCACCTTAATCGGCTCGCAAATTGCTGGGGTGGAATTAACGAAACTCAAATCTGACCTCACTCTACTCACAAATGGTTTACCCTACGCCTTAGGATTAATCACCATCTTGGGTATCCATGAACTAGGTCACTATTTCACGGCTCGATTCCATAAAATTCGCTCGACCTTGCCATATTTTATCCCTGTGCCTTTTTTCTTAGGAACTTTTGGCGCATTTATTCAAATGCGTAGTCCCATTCCCCACCGCAAAGCGTTATTTGATGTCAGTATTGCTGGGCCGATTGCTGGTTTTATCGCCACTTTACCTTTACTGATCTGGGGTTTAGCTCATTCGGAAGTAGTACCTTTGAGCGAAAAAATGGGACTATTAAACCCCAATGCCCTGAATCCCAAATATTCAATTTTATTAGCATTGCTTTCAAAATTAGCCTTGGGAAGTGAATTAACCGCCCAATCTGCCTTGAATTTACACCCCGTGGCAGTAGCTGGATTTTTAGGACTGATTGTCACAGCATTAAATTTGATGCCCGTGGGACAACTTGATGGAGGTCATATTGTTCATGCCATGTTTGGACAACGCACAGCAGTTATCATTGGTCAAATCGCTCGTTTGTTGTTACTCATGCTGTCTTTTATTCGTAGAGAATTTTTGTTGTGGGCAATTCTATTATTATTTATTCCCTTAATTGATGAGCCAGCGCTGAACGATGTCACAGAACTGGATAACGGACGTGATATTTTGGGATTAAGTGCGATCGCTTTATTATTAATAATAATCCTGCCACTACCTCAATTCTTGGCTCGTGTGTTGCAGATTTAG